TTCATCCTCGCCTCTTGAGGGGATGAGTGTTTGAACAGAAGTCGACTGTAGGAGAGCgtataggaggggggggggggggagccaaaACAGACGGCAGGAGAATGGAGGGAAGGGGCTGATTTATAAAAAGGAGGGAGGCTGCTGTGACTCAGGCTGCAAGCTGTGGCTAACAAACCTGTCTCTATGGCAACCGGCCATCACACTCCGATGCTAAGGCTAAGCCCTTTGCTGCATGGAGTCTTCTGGCGCCCCCTTTCCAGCTGCACTTTGAAATCAATGCAAAAAGCATCACATgaataccctttaaaaaagaaaaaagtattgaTGTTTCTGAGTCAATGTGTAGCTACAATTAGCAACAGCATTCATTTGATTAGCTTAGCTTGGCACAGTAACTGGAAACAGCTAGCTCGGCTAAACCCACCTACCAGGCTAAGGCTAGCCGTTTCCCACTGTTTCCagtgtttgtgctaagctaagctagcgaGCTGCTGGCTGTAGCACCACATTTATCGTATGTTCGTACCAGCCAATATACTTGCTACTGGCCAGTATCCAAGTTCATGGATTGTTAACATCTCTACTTTTCTATTATGTGTAtggttttaacatttttttaattaaatttactTGGCACGTATGTTAGAACTGTAATTGTTGTCTTTtatattgtaacggactgagtgACATGAAAGCACAGAAAGCAGGTAAAAGAAATGACGCCGGTGGTGGACATAGTGGCCGTAGAGGGATGACTGCTGCTGCAGAAATGGACATGACTGAACAACCTGAGTCACGCAGAGAAGCTGCCCGGCCACGATAAAGACCCCCAGATATGACGGTAAATCCAACTGGTACATTTTTCATGCACAATTTGAACTGTTAGCCCATTCCAGTGAATGGTCCACTAAAGTAAAAGCTGTCCAGCTTGGACTCTGCCTGGACTACCCCCCTAAACCTTCTCATTGACAACAGCCGCTCGGCCACCCCTTcccatccccatccccatccccGGCCCTTGGCCCCAGCGTCCCATCAACCCCTTTCCCTTCTCCTCAGGGCCGACGGCAGCCTCAGAGGAACCGGGGGCCCCCTGGCCACCTGAGAGACTTTGTTTGCCCTCTCGGGGGCGAGGGACTTTGTGGTGGTAGTGTAATGGACTGAGTGACATGTAATGTTAACCTGTTATGTTATACGTGTTATTGTGATTGCAGGAAGAAGTTGTTCTCGATAAAACGATTGGTTATGGCAATTACTGAGTTCAGGATGTCAGTGAAGGTCTCATGACCTCTGTGTGGCTGTGAAACCTGTCAACCATCCTAGCTCCCTAAGTGGGTGGGTGGGACACATGAATGTATTTGGGATTGGCAGAGCGAATGAAGggggtgttgttgtttgtgttactAGCCTGTTGAGAGTTAGTCTACAACCGAGAGCAGACGGTTAAAGCTGGAGTCGAATGTTTAACGTGTTGACTGTTGTTCGGCTTCGCCCACAGTAGCCTGTGTACTGCCTCCAATAAATGGCAATAAGCAAGATAACGTTTCGTACCTAACCCAGGGTCGTAACAATATGTTGTCTATTGTGACCGGTCTGCCTAGACTAGAGCCTTCTTTTTGTTACTGTGCATTGGGGACCAAACTAGTTTCCTCTTTGCTGATTCATGaagtttttcatttatttaagtagTTGTTCTTTCTAAATGCAATACCTCCTAAAATTTAAATGAACACTGGCCAATATGACCTACCCTTTTCTTCTATCCATCGTAAAGATTAATGTGTTAATAAACATACAAGAAGTGACAGTCACATTTTGTCTTCCATTCACTGTAACTGTAGAGAAAATGAGTCATCCAGGCACCCACATGTGAGGTGGAACCACAGAGGCTACAGACTAGTTAGCGGCTATAACGGCACACATGAGCAACTCTTCTACTTCCTTTCTCCTACATTTTTTTCTGACCTCACTACCTACATCCCCCTTATGTGTCATGAGTTTTCCATGGTACTAAACAGTAATCTCTTGTATCTGAAAATTGGTAATCTTTTATTCAATACACTTATTTTCACATACAGTACTTcagataaataaacaaaataaattcagTTTTCACCACATCATAAtaatactttaaataaataattaataaataaacatgaatgcCATTGAGTTTCTCCCAGTGGTAGATTTGTTGTCTATTTGATTTTTATAATTCAAGCCACTGTGGCTGCCGttcatgtatgtacatgtacagTACAGGTGTCTCTTCCAGAGGCAGGCAGCACAGTCTTTGTCAGTCTTGTCTTTACAGCTTCACGTGTCCGTTAACTTCCAGCTTGGACGCCAATCTGTATGCAACCTCCGGTCCCCAAAATAACTCCACAACCCGGCGTGAACCTTCTTAGACTGAGGTATTTGTTCCATGTGAACTTTTCCAGGCTATGCTTCATGCGTATCCCCATTTATGTCTGCTGCTTGGAGGAAAGTTGTTTAGGTTCAGCTTGTTAGCCCGTCTTGGCCTTTCTGCTGACCTCCAGGTATGTGGAGGACTTTATAAAGCGAGGGAAGCAGTCTTTCTCCATGAGCGTGTAGATTTTGGCTTGGGCCAGACTGAAACAGGACAGGTTGGGTTGCACTATGTTCTCCTTTGTGATGCCTTTGGTCACATGGTCAAGATTTACCTACAGGTgagcagaggatggagagaggtgaTTATCAGACTTTGTGGCGGCAGCAGATTTACAGAGCATCGTAAAAAGTCGATAAAGGCTGTTTTATATTTACCTCTCGTGGTGCATCAGAGCCGATGAACTCGTCGTAAATTTTCTTTGCTTTCTCGGCCAGTTTTGAATGTTTGGTTTCCCGGTAGTTCTCACAAGCCAAGTAGAATGCAATGTTTTCCTCACTGAACTCTGAGTGTAGGAATGCTCTGAACAGGCAAAGTCCATCTGGaaacaggagagagaaaggaaagagtggTAGGTTAACATCTGTAGTCATCCCATAAACATCTGGAACAATTGAAGCATTTGCATCGAGGCTGATGTGGAGGATCGCTCTTACTTCGACTCGACAACAAGTTGTCAAACGACTCCTTCCATTTTAATGGATCCTCCACGTTTAACCTGCAGCAATAGAAACACATTATTAGAAAAAGGTTCTAGAAAAATCACAGAGGTCCACTTTGATTTCACTACATGCGTGGAGAGGGAATTTTAATGTCCGTCTTACCTCAGTTTGTCATTTTTCTTTGACTGGCTATTGATGCTGTGATCTGACTTTTGGAGTAAACTTCCAAACAGAGCTTTCAGCTCCTTTGCCCTGCAAAGATAAAGAAACAGAAATTGTTACAAAAGAACTGAGTTTGAATATTTAAATTCACCTGTCATAGAAGTACAGGAATAATAGATTTTGGATAGAATGAATCTCACCTCTCCAGGCAGGTGGTAGGCAGTGATTCAAGTCCTTTGCACATGATGAGATATTTTACCGCTCGCTGGTGGATATTTCCAAAGGGGTTGACAGTTGCTTGTAAAGTATGTAATGTGTTAGAGAGTTGTCTTCCTTTCTGTAAGTGACTGAGCTCCCTGTTGGTCTGCTGTCTGTGTGGGAGAGTGACTTGTTATAGGGTAGTCCACTCTGACATCACGCCTCTCAGCCAATGAAAAATCAAGTGGGAGGATGAGCAGACTCCTCAACACAGATTTTCTTCCAGACTACTTCCTCTCTGACTGAACATGTGGGATAGTTACAGTAACTGAATAACTTTACAactcttgtttgtgtgtgtgtgtgtctctctacatcttccgccatcttccgccggagactgaaaacacaccttttccgactatatctggattaaaacacagatttgcacttcagtggcacttaaatagctcttattgtggtacttttgtagttcgactatgttgaggaaatgttacttcctgtattcttgttgttcttagtttatactctaggttgaaatgcacttattgtaagtcgctttggataaaagtgtctgctaaatgacatgtaatgtaatgtggggggggggggggcttggggactgtgtgtgtgtgtgctcttattAACCAGATGTTCTCACTGCTAACAGTAAACTCTGCTGATGGGTTGATTCTCAGTAAATTCAGAGGGAAATACTCAGGAAAGGTAACATCTGATTGCTGGGTGCGGAGGTGGAGCGCTCATTGAACGTGTCTGAGCCAGCCTCCTCTGCTGGCTGCCTTGAACAATACTTCCCCTCCACTGGCTGCTTTGGCCCGCACACAGAAGGTATCAACAGTCTGGATtacaaaaggaagaaaaaacagtCATCCTTTGGGAAGTGTAATTACATTGTCTTTGAGGCTTAAAAACAGCTGTTAAAAAACCAGTGGGTGAAATCACAGTGACTACGCCCACTTCTTATTTAAAGTATAGCATATTTTCCTCTCTGAATTGTCATCCTTGTTGCATTTAAAAACAAGGATTGTTATTTAATAAAACCACTCAAAAGAAATGTGTAATAAGGTAGGAGTTGGTATTTCAATatcttatttattaaatatgttgtattCCTGGTAATATAGGTTAGTCAAGTCTAATGTCACATTACAGAAAAACCTGATGCCAACAAGGTAACATTATTATTTTGACGCACCAATtcactatatctgtatcaaCATCGAacattgttatattattatattatgtatattagaTATTTAAAACCCTTGCAGGTTTAACTATCTACAATGAGGTACATCTTGGATGGTGCGTCATATGAAATGGGAACACAAatgttatattgtgtgtatgttatgtACCGTAGAGACATTAATAAAAAGTCTTCCTATTTTTCCTTTTATTGAATCTTTCACAAATGAGCTGTAGAAaaagtgatttttctttttgatcTTTTTCCCCTTTAAGATACAGACTTATGAAACAATCTGCAGAGATGATGCAATACatgataaaaaaagatttagctAAAATACGGCTTTGCTCTGATTTTGTCTGATACTTAAACGAATAGAAAACACTAAGAGCACAGATGGATTATGTATTTTACTTTAGTTTTTTGacgacacatttattttgaaagagaaAAATCTGTAATTGTTCTGAATTATGATTattggtattattattttaatttgaaattttTATATGTGCTCATTTTCATGTTGGTTTTCAACTGAACAAGATTGTGTTATCGTAAAAACCTATTTACTTCATatggttaaaataaaaaataagaagagagtaaagtgttttttctctcaTACCCAAATGTGTCTAATCAAGGCTGAAGGTCACGGAGAACAGTAGTTCTCAACCTTTCTTTCAGAGCGCTGAAGACCAGATGACCTATTCAATGTCCTTCTGGACACCGTGGCTCGAACATGTTCCTCCCCTCCGCCTTCTTTTTGAAGACACTTGTTATAATGGCAAAAACATAATTTGGCTGGTTTTTGACAACCAacacattcatattcatatcgCAAAGATTTCAGGTGCAGCGTTTAATCTTTGCAGAGGTTGGATCATGTTGTGATATTTAACATTCAACCCTTTATTGTTCCCAATGCAACATGAGAGTATTTGTATTGAagatatatactgtgtatatatatatatatatagtgttttaACTCATTCAACTATGACTGTTTGTTGctgacacacattttaaaaacactaaCGATGCTCCTGGCGTTTGGGTGATGCATCTCCTGCCTGTTCATAGTAGGATTTTTCTTAGAATATGATCCTGATGAGAGCCTCCACCTCATCGTGCTCATTGACACAGTTAACTGGTCAGTCTTGTAGTGGGTGCCCTTTGTATTTGGGTTCTCATTATTTATGCGGTTGAAAACTGGGTTAGTCAACAAAATGAGCAAGCAATATCCAAGGCTTCTACAACTAAACGCTATTTAGATActatgaatattattatgatcATAGAAGTTGGCACAAAGAAGTCTGAATAGCCCACAGAGTGATAACGTTGTTCACGTTAACATTTAGGTAATAAACTGTTGTCCAAACTCTGGGTCAACAACATGAAGCTGACATTTATCTCCTGGCCCAGTCTCGCTCCTCAACATTCATCTCATATAATCTTTGGCCCCAGACATgtctaataaaatataatttgtcACATTTATCAAAGCTTTTCTGTCTCTGATTAACAGAATAATGCAGGATATTTTAGTTTAGTCAACATGAGGAAAACGGTGTCAACAAGATTATCCTTATAAACTCTATGGAATGATGTGTTCCATCGAGTGATGTGTGATGATGTTTCTGCTGTTCCTTTAACCTCAAAATGTATCCAATCACTTTCTGGCAGGTTGCATTGaagtgcgacacacacacatatgtgttcTGATTGGACTTATagattcatgttttatttgcaGAGTTAATGTGAATTTATTCCCAACAAGTGACAGCCAAGCGTGTTGCAACACAGAAATATTTGACTAAGTTAAATGGAATgcatatttttaattata
This portion of the Pseudoliparis swirei isolate HS2019 ecotype Mariana Trench chromosome 8, NWPU_hadal_v1, whole genome shotgun sequence genome encodes:
- the rgs5b gene encoding regulator of G-protein signaling 5b isoform X1; this translates as MCKGLESLPTTCLERAKELKALFGSLLQKSDHSINSQSKKNDKLRLNVEDPLKWKESFDNLLSSRNGLCLFRAFLHSEFSEENIAFYLACENYRETKHSKLAEKAKKIYDEFIGSDAPREVNLDHVTKGITKENIVQPNLSCFSLAQAKIYTLMEKDCFPRFIKSSTYLEVSRKAKTG
- the rgs5b gene encoding regulator of G-protein signaling 5b isoform X2, translated to MCKGLESLPTTCLERAKELKALFGSLLQKSDHSINCCRLNVEDPLKWKESFDNLLSSRNGLCLFRAFLHSEFSEENIAFYLACENYRETKHSKLAEKAKKIYDEFIGSDAPREVNLDHVTKGITKENIVQPNLSCFSLAQAKIYTLMEKDCFPRFIKSSTYLEVSRKAKTG